CCAACGGTGTTCGCCGGGTCAACCATGGTGTGAGAGATGAGATCGGATCGGGTCGGTGGAGTTTTGGTGGTGTGATgagatgtgttttttttttaataatgaaacCTAGTCTCTGTTTATAAAGACGAATGGTGAAGACTTTTGTTCACGTTCAGATGTGCGATCCAAAAGTTGTTGGGCTGTAAAGTGAATTTTGTGTCCTGTCTTTTTGATATTCCGTATAATTGGGGTTTGtaataatcttaataattaattaatataattgatttataaataaatttgaatctTATTTGAGATGATtccaaatatttgaaatatagaTGGATAGAAATCAATCCCTAgttgacaaaataaaaagagactAAGGGGGGACTGGTTTTCCcgccagctagcgtttgcggttgcgggcggttgcgggagggtaaattttttttatttttttaaaacaatatatatacaaaaataaaactatttaataaaaaatttaaaattgaaattatgaaaatattaaactattatattttaattaatattataaaattttataataaaaacaatttcaataaattttcaaaaattaaaattataactttctaaatataaattttatatttatcataattttatgatttttgatatttttataattatattaaatgtaaatattgttaatttattatttgactgttaccgcatttggtagttaaccagtcatagtCACCCGCAAACACACTAATTTTTAACCgtagtaccagtcgtacaaatctcttaaaactgctagaaaccgcaaccgtccgcatccacaaactcccgcaaccgtaACCGctaccgctgcgtttgaaccagtcaggccctaatAATCAGATTTCAAGGGTGAATAACATGTGTGtttatcctttttatttttggaacTCAAACTTTCTCATGTGTGTTTATCCCTTCTAATCCTTGATAGTGTTAAGtcgtttttttagttttaaaataaaactaagtattttttttgggtcaaaaactaagtatattataatttgattcaTGCGAATTAAAACTTATCGTTCATTTTATCGTAATATTGGACTGTAAAGTCACTATAAACAGTTGTGCTTATTCAAATGAAAGTAGATCTAAGAAACTGaccaacaaatatattttgtcGACTCGAATGTAATAGGTTGCAGAATAAGTTTTCGTTCCTTTATGGTTTTACACTTTTACTTAAAGGAAAAActgaaaaagtaaataattaaaaactgacaACTTAATAAATGTTCGGTTACTTTGCTATATTACGAAGGAATTGTGCATGTGAATGTGGGGAGGTATATGTTAAGTGTCTTAAATTCTCCAACGTTTAGCTTTCTTTTGAATTAAAGTTCATATATACATAATGTACATGgtaacaaataacatatatatgaggACATAAATCATAAATGTCAACAAAATAGGATATACCTCttaattcttttcttttgaaaaatataccTCATAATTCTTGTTGATTCGCTTTAGATTCGAATAATTTGATAAAGATATGATTGATAAACATAtaattaaccaaaccaaaactgataaaaaaaaaatcttgaagcGTAATCCTTACGACGTGGACCGTAATCAGTACGTCGTGATCGTGGAACGCTCGTCGGTGCACGTCGTCTATGATTATTGCATAAATCATGTAACTATCATAATAGAGATAGTACATGCACGTAGGTGATGCACCAACACTGATGCATACCttataattatttcataaaagtattaattaaatatttcaatGATGCATTATTAAATTTCTTTCCCTTGATTTAATTGTTATAGAGCGTAGAAGAAAACATAATGATACATTGATACGGATGTACCTTACAGTATCATTTGAACTAACACCCAATTTCTTCAAGAAGCAGCGCAATTTATCAAAGTTTTTGAGCTAACGAAAAGCGGAATGTAAATACATTAAAATGGGCCTAGAGTAATGCGCTTATTCCGGCCCAATATAAACGTAATTGTACTATTTAAGCTCTTTCGTTCTTTCGCATCTTTCTCAAGTCAATCAGTGTTTCACTTCCCACATGAGTAAAGACATTACACTTACACATATTCATCTCTAATCATTCTCTCTTAcgtcataagaaaaaaaaaacattctctcTTACAAAAACATGTTTATGATCTTTATCTGAAAACCGAACTGACACAGCTTCTGGTTTGGTTTCTGAAACCCACAAGGATCAGACTAATCACCATATTGAGATGAACATAAGAATAAGAATCGTGAGTGGTAGTGTCCAGAGAGAAGCCAAGTTTACTCGTGCAGAGTTTGGTAGAAAAGGGTATGAATCTGGTGGAGGTAACATACATTCATCGCCATTGAAGTAAACTTTTCTCGGAAAAGCCCAACCTTGCTTGAAAGTAAACGTCTTTTGATCTTTCTGAAGCAAAACCTCTGACTGAAcattccctgaaggtcccgctTCCATCAAAAGATCATTGTAAAACTTCGTGCCATAGAACATTCCAGTATCATCTGCATAAAAAAGATTTAACATTTCAATGTTTGGCTCTAAAGGTTGAATCTTTTATAGTGAGAGACTTACTTATGGATCCATAAGGAGCAACTGATTTGTAATCAAAGCTGAAAACTTGAGTCACATTGTTGAGATTTGGGTGCTGAACTGCTAAAGTCCACAGTGTATGGTTCATCCTGTAGTTGAAGTTTGTGATAGCTATCTTTACACGCCAATAGTCTTTGTAGTTAACTTTAACGTGCCAGTGAACTCTAACAGGGCACATGTGGTGTGTGCATTATAGTAAAGGTGCGTTGTCTTTTCTCGGTGTGTTGAGACCTTTCTTTGTTAGAATCTTAGAATCAGCCCTGCAAGCAAAATTATTAGTAATGAGAATGAAATCAACtgatttgtgtttttgtttttgcttactTGACGCAGCTCTTTTTGTTCTCGCAACCACATGCACAAGAAGGGCAAGGAGTTATGGTGTCGTTGtagaaagaagagaaggagacgaagcaaattatttatttagaaGAGAACTCGCGCCCACGCGCCCCGTAAGTTTCTCTCTCGAAGGCGACAACGAGATCtctttcattctctcttcacCGGCGTCTTTCCCGACGTCGGTCGCCACCGCCGACCATGACCAGGAAGAAGAAGCCTAAGGACATGCCTCCGCGCAGCAGCCCCGCAGTCTCCGTCGAATCCTCCGTCTCCACCGGTCCTTCTGCCTCGGCGCCTGTCCTTCCTATCACCGCGTTCCCATCGGAAAGGTCTTCAGATCTCGAGGTTCCTAAGCTACCTGAATCGTTAATTGCCCCAGCTAGCTCGTGTCCCGTGAATTTCCAGAGCTCTTCGCCTCCCGAAGTTGCCGAATCTGAAAAACCTAACTCACAAATCTCAGCTACGGTCGAAATCGTACCTGAGGATGAAAGTACTGAGGCTACCTCCGGGCTCCCTAACTCTGGAAAGTACCCTCAAATTGCGATCTTGCCGGCTCCCGTCAGTCCCAAATCGCCTATAGCTAACCGAAAGTCTCCATCCAGTAATGGAGCAGCGGTTCAAACATCTCTCTGGAAAGAGAAGGTCAGTCCGAACTCTGGTAGAATGGACCCGGAAGGGACTCCGTTTCTGCTGGACTCCGGTGAAGCTTGTGTTAAGATACCAAACTCAGTGATCGAACGCAACAAGAAGGCATGGGATAGCTTTATCATTGGGCAATTCTATGAGGAAGCCCCTGCTCGTGGAGCGGTCCGAGCCATTGTAAATGGTATGTGGAGCAAGCACAGACGAGATATCGCTGTATCGAAGATGGAAGGAAATGCGTTCTTGTTTCGTGTCCCTTGTCCGCACGCTCGCCGTCACATTCTCTCCCAATGTCTTTGGCAAGTTGACGGCCAAACAATGTTTGTAGCGAAGTGGTCTCCGGGAACCAAACCTGAGAAGCCGTCGCTATCGACTGTTCCAGTCTGGTTAGACCTTGAAGGTGTCCCACTGCAGTTCTTCAACAGGGATGCCCTTAAAGAAATCGCTGGCCTCGTTGGACATCCTATTTGCCTGCACCCGACCACTGAAAATCTTACCAACATCGAGGTGGCTCGAGTTTACACTGTCATTGATCCACGGAAGCCGCTTCCTGAAGCTGTAAACGCTCAATTCGAATCCGGTGAGGTGGTTCGTATAAAAGTTTCTTGCCCATGGCTGCCATCTCTATGCTCCCACTGCTCCAAAGTGGGTCATACGATCTCTCGCTGCCCTGCTGCGCCACCTAGATGTGAACTTTGTCGTTCAGTCAAGCATACTACTGCTGATTGCACGAGGACAAACGCCAACTTGGATAGGTCCAAGGTGAACACTGCTAAGCGCAATGGGAAAGCCCCTATCCAAAGCCAGCTACCTTTCGTCGGTTCTGGTGTTACTGATACTGGGCGCCCCAAGAACCCTTCTAAAGTTCTCTCTAAAACAAAGAATGTGCCCACCAAGCAGTGGCAGCCAACTAAAAACAACAGCATAAACCAACCTTCGCATGGTGTCCCTGCTGTAGTTAATGGTCACAAGCAGCCAGCGTCCTCTTCTCATGATTTAACGCttggtgattttttttgtggATCTTCGTGTTGGAGCTCCTAATAATGTAGCcagatctcctgtcagctcctCATCCTCTGACACAGATGATCAAGAATCAGAAGGGTTATCTAACGAAGAGGACAACCCAGATGATGAAGGAGATCAGTTTATCCGGGTCATCTCTAAGCGTTCTCAGAAGAAAGCAAAAGCATTGGCTAGGGTCAGAGGCCCTTTAACCCTCTGATTTTTATCATctttatggatattttttgtTGGAACATCAGAGGTTTCAATGACAAAAAGAAACGTTACGGATTTAGGAAATGGTTTAGGACTAATAAGCCGATCTTCGGTGGTCTGTTGGAGACTCATGTCAGTGCAAACAATGCTGTCTCTATCATTAACAGAGTTTTCCCCGGGTGGCATTATGATTGTAATTATGAATTCTCAGATTTAGGAAAAATCTGGATTTTGTGGCATCCTTCAGTTTCTGTCTCGGTGCTTCAGAAATCACTTCAATGCATTTCGTGCTCTGTTAAGCTTCCTTTTGTTCCTTTGAAGCTGGCAGTCACTTTTGTTTACGGTGCTAACGACAGGAAAGTCCGTCGTGAGCTTTGGTCTGACCTTCGTTACCTCTCGTCTTCTCCAATTATTGCTCAAGTCCCTTGGACTGTTCTAGGGGATTTCAACCAAATTCTAGCCCCTTCAGAACACTCTAAAGCTAGCACCATTTCATCTACCAGAGGTATGCGAGATTTTCTCAATTGCACTATTGATTCTGATTTGTCAGACCTGCCTTTCTGTGGGAATGACTTCACGTGGTCAAATAATCAAGGAGCATCCGTGGTATCTAAGAAGTTGGACCGTATTCTAGTAAATGATGTATGGCTGAGTAAATTCCCCAACTCGCTGGGAGTGTTTGGTGACCCTGGCATCTCAGACCATAGCCCAAGCTGTGTCTATCTGGACACTTCTAGACCACAGCAGAAGCTTCCTTTCAAGTTCTTCTCGATGCTAAATGACAACCCTGATTTTGCGCCTCTTATAGCTGAATGTTGGAACTCTCTCCCCTTTGAAGGTACGATGATGCTCAGAGTCTCAAAAAAGCTTAAGGAGCTTAAGAGTATTATCAGAACCTTCAGTCGGGACAACTATTCTGGGATTGAAAAAAGAGTCTCTGAAGCTTTTGATGAGCTGACACAGTGTCAGCGTCTAGTCTTGTCTTCGCCCTCTCCTCAGGCTGGTATTAATGAAAGAAATGCATACGATAAATGGGCAAAGCTTGCTCGAGCTGAGGAGTCTTTCTTTTACCAGCGTTCTCGGGTCACTTGGCTGGACAAAGGAGACGCTAGCACGACCTTCTACCATCGTCAAGTGAGAACCAGAATCTCTCAAAATCAGGTTATTTTCTTGCAAGATGATAGGGGTAACGTGCTTGACTCGAAGGAAGATATTCTGAATCATATTGTGGGGTACTACGAGTCGCTGCTAGGAGGTGCCTCTTCTGCTACTGCTTCTTCCTTCGATGATTTGTCCAACCTGCTCTCGTACAGATGCTCCCCTGCAATTAGAGAAACTCTAGAGGCCCCGGTTACAAGCACAGACATCCAAGCAGCTTTCTTCTCCTTACCGAAGAACAAAGCTCCGGGTCCTGACGGTTACCCAGCTGAGTTCTTTACACATCATTGGAAAACAGTTGGGCAGGAGATGATTATGGCGGTGCAAGAGTTCTTTGTCTCAGGGAAGATGCTACAGCAGTGGAACACGACGATTCTGACGCTTATCCCTAAGAAACAGAATGCGGTGCTGGTATCAGACTTCCGCCCCATCTCGTGTTGCAACACTGTTTATAAGGTAGTCTCAAAGCTACTAGCAAACAGGTTGAAGCAAGTTCTTCCTTCAGTGATCTCCAAGACACAATCTGCTTTCATTCCGGGTAGATTGCTGGTGGAAAATGTTCTCATGGCCACAGAATTGATTCAAGGCTACAACTGGAAAAATATATCGAAGCGTTCTCTCCTTAAAGTTGATCTTAAGAAAGCATTTGACTCCCTCAACTGGAGTTTTATTCTGCTTATTCTAAAGTTACTGTGCTTTCCTGAGTCgtttataaatttgatttcCCAATGCATCACTACCACGAGATTTTCGGTTGCGGTCAATGGTGAGTTGGGAGGATATTTCAGAGGTGCGCGGGGACTACGCCAAGGCGACCCTCTCTCGCCGTATTTATTTGTCCTCGCTATGGAAGTTTTTGCGCAGCTACTGAACAAGAAATTTCAAAATGGCGATATTGGTTATCACCCGGCCGCCCAAAACCCGGATATTTCTCACCTTGCTTTTGCGGATGATATAATGGTATTCTTTGATGGACAACATAGCTCTCTGCAACAGATTGTAACGACTCTTCACAGCTTTTCATCTTGGTCTGGTCTCTCAATGAATAGAAGCAAAACAGAGCTCTATGTGGCGGGATTGAGCCAGACGGAAACCTCAGACCTGACAAGTCTCGGTTTCTCTCTCGGATCACTTCCCGTCCGCTACCTTGGTCTTCCTCTTATGCACCGCAAGCTTCGCATTTGTGACTACAGGCCCCTTATAGACCAGCTCAAGAAGCGTTTCTCTTCATGGACATCTCGAGCACTCTCCTTTGCAGGAAGGCGCCAGCTACTATCTTCGGTAATATTTGGCACTCTAAACTTCTGGTTCTCCTCCTTTATTCTCCCTAAAGGTTGTATCAAGGCGATTGAATCACTCTGTACTCGATTCCTTTGGAATGGTAACATCACAAGTAAAGCGTCTGCTAAGGTCTCTTGGAAGGTAGTGTGTCTCCCTCGCTCTGAAGGCGGTTTGGGACTCAGGGACCTCTGCATCTGGAACAAAACCCTGTCGCTGAAACTTGTCTGGCTACTGCACAGTGAATCTGAGTCCTTATGGGCAGCATGGACCAAGCAACATCGCCTTAAAGGAGCCAGCATATGGAGCTTAGATGCACAGAAGCAGTCATCTTGGATCTGGAAATCAATCTTGAAGCTTAGGCCCACAGCTGAAAGGTTCCTAAGATGTGACATTGGCGATGGAACATTAGCTAGCTTCTGGTTCGATTATTGGTTACCAATTGGGCCTCTCGTCAACTTGTTTGGGCCTAGTGGTCCTTCACAGCTAGGAGTCCCACTTCATGCTAAAGTAGCTGACTGCTGCTCTAGTTCGGGTTGGGTCCTGAGACCAGCGCGCTCTCCTCAGGCAGAGCAGCTTCACATCATCCTCTGCTCTATCCAAACGCCATCCCTTTCATCAATCAAAGACAGCTACAAATGGTATGTTGATGATCTTTATCTTGACTATTTCTCCACTTCAAGAACTTGGGAAAGTGTTAGGAATAGGTCTGATCAAGTTGACTGGAATTCTGTGGTGTGGTTTGGTGGTCATATACCGAGACATGCTTTTCACATGTGGGTTACTCATCTGGATAGACTGCCAACAAGAGCACGTATCGCGTCATGGACTCCAAACACAGTAACAACCTGTCTATTGTGTGATGTGTGTGAAGAAAACAGGGATCATCTTTTCCTCAAATGCAGATTCAGTGAGCAAATCTGGAAAATGGCCACTACGAGGCTAGGATATCAGCCATTCTTGTTCCACACATGGACCTCTCTCATTGAGTGGCTTAGGATTAAGGTCTCTATTTGCCCTGGGACGCTCAGAAAGCTAACTGCTCAAGCAGTGATCTATCATATATGGCTGGAGAGGAACAATCGCTTGCATAATGCAGTTAACTCCACTCCTCAGCGTATCTTCAAGGAGATCGATCGCCAGGTCAGAAACATAATTCTAGCTCGTAAGGGAAGGAAAAAGTTCGTCTCCCTTATGTGCATATGGCTCAAGCATTCTTAGAAGTGTGTAAGTGCTGTCGAGGTTAAACCACCTCTCCATGGAAGTCTCTTTGatgttttttattcttttttggcATCATTAGGCTTTAAGCTTTATCTCTTTTGTACATGTACAAACCTGTTTCATTTTCAATGATAATTcacatacttatcaaaaaaaaaaaaagaaagaagagaaggagacGCAACAACTTGGATGCTTTCTCGCTAGAAACTGTGAGTAGGTACATGTAACATTCCATGTCACTGCAGAAGCATGAGTTTGAAATGATGTTTAGAGATCAATGATGCTTATTAGGCATGCGGTTCCAGTAGTCTGGGTAGTTTGGTTCGGTAAAAATCTCACCgaaaaaaatttggtttgatATTTGGGTCGTTccgttttaaatttttctacCGAAACTAATCAAAATTCTGGGCTCCggttatattttggtttaaagTTTGGTTAAATTCGGCTAATTTCCATTAAGtttgttcaaaattttggttaattcTGTTAGTTTGGTTCAAAACTTGgttaatcttttattttgaaaaatggaACCAAACTTCTTTTATAAACCTGCCAAATAGAACCGAACTCATAACCGGAGAAACCAGAAATTTTGGTTCGGcgagtttggtttggttcaaaaCCGCACGCCTAATGCTTATAGTTTACTCGTTTAAGTTTACTTACTCAAAGCTTGTGTCTTTCTTCGTTTGTCAGTAGTGAAAAAAAACAGTAGATGGCACGATTTTGGCAGGACCGCAAGTGTAACCAGGCCCGGGACCAAGCAATGTGAAGTTCTTAGGAAGGTTGACAGTCTTGTTTGTAGTTCCAGCCAAACCAACACTAACCTGAAACTGTGATACAGCTGATGATGGATCTTGACCCCAAGCTCCAACCACACCGCCTTTGCAACAGTTTGAGAACTGTTGGTTGTATGGAACACCTGGCAAGAGATCAACGACTGTAGGGACTTTCTTACAACAATGAGGTACATTTCCCTTGAACTTGGAACAGTCTCCTTGTTCTGTTGTCTGTGCGCCAACCATTGACCAAATCACTTCTTTCTTTGCCCATGCCCAGCCTAATGTCCAACCCGGGTTTTGTATGTGTCGGTAGATTTGGAAGTTGTTCATAGTTACCGTTGCCTGCAAGTGCACATATTTGATAAGACATCTTGAGAGTTTATGCAAGTTTCAAACGCTCATATATTCATGCTAAGTATGTAGAGGATTCTTACCACATAGCCATCTGCTGTCCATGACATGATATCCCATTTGAGTGTAATGTTCCCATTAGGATCTAATGGATCATAAGCAGCTGTAAAAGAAATCAcagaataagaaaaaataagttATGGGAGAAAATGAATATCCAGAACTCACATGTGGTGAAGATGAGCATGGagaagaagcagaagcagaagcagaagAAAAGCCTCATCTTCTGTGAATTTCCTAAGAGAAGATCTTGGTTCTTGATACGGTTCTTTAACTTCAGTTTCTTCTTCAGGAATTTGAAATTAATGTTTATGGATTTAAACAAAGCTTTTCAAAGATTGTTGATGAGTGTTTTTGGCCTTTTAACCTACTTGTTGTTGTTACAATTCTCCAGATTTATTGTTTCTTGTTTCCCATAACTTTAAGCAATGTTTTTATTGTGATTGATAGTAATTCAGCTACAGAAGATGACGTGTTCTTGTCTTGAACACAACATCTCAACTGACTTTTAGTTTCTTGAGAAAGGGAAGCCCTAATGATTCAGAGAGTAGAAGTGAGAAGGTAACTTGGGATCgaagacaaaaagaaagaaaggtgaGGGACTGGACATGAGTGAACTTCTGACACAAACATATCTCCCAACTTACCTAACTACTATCTTCCTAAGCAATTATTTcctgaaaaacaaaaaccctCTTTTAAAATCTTGTCTAAATGTTATAGCACTTTCTTCATAAATATATTCTTTGACGTCTTCAAGAAATCTTCAGACCAATCTTTAAACGGACAGTCAGTTCTTAGATTTTGCTGATAACACTCCAATAATGTCCTGAACAACACACAAAAGGACATGAACAATAAACATGTTGTTACTATTACATAATGCCATTATGCTCAGTATTGCTGTATTTTAAATTTGCGGCTTCGTACTTACCCGCCAAGCTGCAAGCTTTTGTTCTAAGAGGAAAAGAAGGgaaaccgtttttttttttcatccaaCGGCCGTCAAAGTTGTGTTTGAAAGATTAGAGCAGCTGAATGTCTCTATGCAAGAATGCAGATATAGAGAATTGATGTCATTAGGAGAAGTTGTTCAAGATGATGGATGAAGAAGTATTCTTGTTTATATTTCTCTTTGATTCACAGTTTTTTTGTACATTGAAACAAATGATGTGGAAGCAACGAAATTAAATGGTTTCGTTTAGCAGTTACTTAATGGATAGAGACAAACATGATaacatgatgaagatgaatctTCAAGGAGAAAACACTACTTGAAACATATACATATAGTCAAATAGTCGGACCAAAGCTGTTAAATAAGTCAATGAGAAGGTGACGTGATTGATTGGTAAAATCATAAATCATTCATTGGATACAACGGATCCAGAGTCTTTCTTGAATATTTGGAGTTCCAGTAATCAAGGTTTTAACCAACGAATGATTTTGCTAGAAACTTAGAAACACATTCCTGAGAAAGCTTCcagtttggaaacatagattgaCAATTTTTGTCAGGAACACAAGAAACGGCCAAATCCAAAAAACAATgcttacagaacacacaaatcGATCACCAGTTTCAAAGATAGAAAATAAAGTTAACAATTTTTTACACTTGTTTTTAAACACGATTCAGGTCGTCGTGGAAAGTCAAAATCATTTGCCAGATCCAGATCCAAACAAGTAACCTAGAGAAGATCCTCCACCTGGTGCAGCATGAACCTTCGTCGATGGTCGATCCTGTTTATCACACAAATAAATAAAGACCACATTTTTATCCTAATTATTAATAAACTCAAAAAGTATTATTATTACCGTGAGGAAGTTGCCACAGTTTTGTCCCTCTGTTCTCAAGTAATTATTAGGGCTTCCTCTTACACCTGCCGACATCtgtttcttctcctcctccgtcTTGTTTTTATCTCCGGTGGTAGTGTTTGTTGTGGAGGTGGTCGTGGGTTTGCCTCCAGCTCCGTTGGtggtggttgttgttgttgtggtgGTGGTAAAGCTTGTGTTAACGGCGGGCTTGTTCGGTTTGGAAACTGACTCGCCGGATCCGAATAGGTAACCGAGAGAGCTCTCTCCTCCGCCGCTGTTAACTCCTCTAGCTTTCCCCATTTCCCGGCGAGTTAATTCGGCCCGCCGATATCTAACAATGTGTCAATGTGTagaattagattttttttaataaaaacagaTCTTTAATATATTTCGATACTTTTGAACCATTCAAGAGTTTAAAAAATTACCCTTTTTCTGGTTttgtttgtcttcttcttcttctacgaTAGGCCGCACGTCAAGGCAGAGAAACAGAGGAACAAGGAGATAGATACACACATGCCCTTGTGTATTTATATACACGTGTAAGACAATGTGTGATGAGTAATACGCATGAGGTTATGGCCAGGGCACGTGTGCATGCCTCCTAAAAAAAGTTTACCGGTATTTTTCTGTTGTTTTGGTGTAAAGCCGTTTGTAACCatttatgttattatttattcCAAATGgttttttatgattatatattttgactGGTTCATATGATCCAAAGGCTGGAATCTCTATAATAACAATGACAGCCCacaaatttatgtatattatcttATTCTAATCGATCTCTGTTCTCTCTAACATTCTGTACTATCACATGATTTGCATATCCTTAGTGAGTTTACAGCTAAGATGCAGAATGTACAGACAACAATTATGTTATCTACATTGACAAAcaacatttataatatttcttttatcaagaaacattaaaaataagcTCCTGAGATCTTAGCTAATAGCTACTCAGATACCATCCTTGCCTCTCCTTCAACCTCTCTTGCACCgttgatatgtaaataatattcgGTTTGACGCATATGTTTTTTTATGGGGTTTCATTTACCTAGTGAAAATATACAATGTTAAAGTCCATGAATATCAAACATGAGTTTATGAAGATTAGTCTCATCTACAATATCTCGAACCGGTTTTTTGGGAAAAGTTTTAGAGTATTTTGGCAAGGTCAAGGTGACAGAGTTACTCTCCCTAGCTGGCTTGAAGTCTCTCGACTCTCTCCAACAGATGAGGAGCTTTTTCACTCGTTCGGTTTGGTGATTTGAACCAAATCCAACATATCAAATATAGAAAAGCCCACGGTACTTTCTCATGAGATTTGGCCCGTAATTCTCTAATAGGAAACAACAAAACTAAAGTATTAATAGTCGGTGTatttaaaatttccaaaaaatagATATCAAAGAATCCCATGGATTGGCTGTTTGCTTACTAGCTTCATATAATTCATAAGATTTTTGATGAAATTAGTTAAACTATAACTCATACACGAACCTGATCAGAAAAGgattatagattttaaaacGTGATTCTTTCCTTTTCCAGATTAGTTATGCGAATTTTTTTAAACGGTTTAGatcattaaaagaaaataaagtagaaaggaaaaaggaaaaatagGATCCATAAAACCTTATATAAGGAAGGCTAAGGTATTCTATTTTGTTTCATTCACACATTCATCA
Above is a window of Brassica napus cultivar Da-Ae chromosome A10, Da-Ae, whole genome shotgun sequence DNA encoding:
- the LOC106369901 gene encoding COBRA-like protein 4 — protein: MCPVRVHWHVKVNYKDYWRVKIAITNFNYRMNHTLWTLAVQHPNLNNVTQVFSFDYKSVAPYGSINDTGMFYGTKFYNDLLMEAGPSGNVQSEVLLQKDQKTFTFKQGWAFPRKVYFNGDECMLPPPDSYPFLPNSARVNLASLWTLPLTILILMFISIW
- the LOC125579012 gene encoding uncharacterized protein LOC125579012 — translated: MTRKKKPKDMPPRSSPAVSVESSVSTGPSASAPVLPITAFPSERSSDLEVPKLPESLIAPASSCPVNFQSSSPPEVAESEKPNSQISATVEIVPEDESTEATSGLPNSGKYPQIAILPAPVSPKSPIANRKSPSSNGAAVQTSLWKEKVSPNSGRMDPEGTPFLLDSGEACVKIPNSVIERNKKAWDSFIIGQFYEEAPARGAVRAIVNGMWSKHRRDIAVSKMEGNAFLFRVPCPHARRHILSQCLWQVDGQTMFVAKWSPGTKPEKPSLSTVPVWLDLEGVPLQFFNRDALKEIAGLVGHPICLHPTTENLTNIEVARVYTVIDPRKPLPEAVNAQFESGEVVRIKVSCPWLPSLCSHCSKVGHTISRCPAAPPRCELCRSVKHTTADCTRTNANLDRSKVNTAKRNGKAPIQSQLPFVGSGVTDTGRPKNPSKVLSKTKNVPTKQWQPTKNNSINQPSHGVPAVVNGHKQPASSSHDLTLARSPVSSSSSDTDDQESEGLSNEEDNPDDEGDQGFNDKKKRYGFRKWFRTNKPIFGGLLETHVSANNAVSIINRVFPGWHYDCNYEFSDLGKIWILWHPSVSVSVLQKSLQCISCSVKLPFVPLKLAVTFVYGANDRKVRRELWSDLRYLSSSPIIAQVPWTVLGDFNQILAPSEHSKASTISSTRGMRDFLNCTIDSDLSDLPFCGNDFTWSNNQGASVVSKKLDRILVNDVWLSKFPNSLGVFGDPGISDHSPSCVYLDTSRPQQKLPFKFFSMLNDNPDFAPLIAECWNSLPFEGTMMLRVSKKLKELKSIIRTFSRDNYSGIEKRVSEAFDELTQCQRLVLSSPSPQAGINERNAYDKWAKLARAEESFFYQRSRVTWLDKGDASTTFYHRQVRTRISQNQVIFLQDDRGNVLDSKEDILNHIVGYYESLLGGASSATASSFDDLSNLLSYRCSPAIRETLEAPVTSTDIQAAFFSLPKNKAPGPDGYPAEFFTHHWKTVGQEMIMAVQEFFVSGKMLQQWNTTILTLIPKKQNAVLVSDFRPISCCNTVYKVVSKLLANRLKQVLPSVISKTQSAFIPGRLLVENVLMATELIQGYNWKNISKRSLLKVDLKKAFDSLNWSFILLILKLLCFPESFINLISQCITTTRFSVAVNGELGGYFRGARGLRQGDPLSPYLFVLAMEVFAQLLNKKFQNGDIGYHPAAQNPDISHLAFADDIMVFFDGQHSSLQQIVTTLHSFSSWSGLSMNRSKTELYVAGLSQTETSDLTSLGFSLGSLPVRYLGLPLMHRKLRICDYRPLIDQLKKRFSSWTSRALSFAGRRQLLSSVIFGTLNFWFSSFILPKGCIKAIESLCTRFLWNGNITSKASAKVSWKVVCLPRSEGGLGLRDLCIWNKTLSLKLVWLLHSESESLWAAWTKQHRLKGASIWSLDAQKQSSWIWKSILKLRPTAERFLRCDIGDGTLASFWFDYWLPIGPLVNLFGPSGPSQLGVPLHAKVADCCSSSGWVLRPARSPQAEQLHIILCSIQTPSLSSIKDSYKWYVDDLYLDYFSTSRTWESVRNRSDQVDWNSVVWFGGHIPRHAFHMWVTHLDRLPTRARIASWTPNTVTTCLLCDVCEENRDHLFLKCRFSEQIWKMATTRLGYQPFLFHTWTSLIEWLRIKVSICPGTLRKLTAQAVIYHIWLERNNRLHNAVNSTPQRIFKEIDRQVRNIILARKGRKKFVSLMCIWLKHS
- the LOC106372169 gene encoding COBRA-like protein 4; its protein translation is MRLFFCFCFCFFSMLIFTTSAYDPLDPNGNITLKWDIMSWTADGYVATVTMNNFQIYRHIQNPGWTLGWAWAKKEVIWSMVGAQTTEQGDCSKFKGNVPHCCKKVPTVVDLLPGVPYNQQFSNCCKGGVVGAWGQDPSSAVSQFQVSVGLAGTTNKTVNLPKNFTLLGPGPGYTCGPAKIVPSTVFFHY
- the LOC106372170 gene encoding protein SPIRAL1-like 4, which produces MGKARGVNSGGGESSLGYLFGSGESVSKPNKPAVNTSFTTTTTTTTTTNGAGGKPTTTSTTNTTTGDKNKTEEEKKQMSAGVRGSPNNYLRTEGQNCGNFLTDRPSTKVHAAPGGGSSLGYLFGSGSGK